The Oryza brachyantha chromosome 6, ObraRS2, whole genome shotgun sequence region AATTCTTATAGCTTCAAGAGTGAGGTAACAGCATCCCAGAATCACAAACATGGTGGTTGTGCACAGCTCTCAAATATGCTCTGGTTGCCATTTTAAATAGCCATTTCCTCCATGCATTTTGCAGGCTGGAATGGTTGAGTTCATCGGAATACTAAAGGTAAAAGTGATCAGAGGCACTAAGCTAGCCGTGAGAGACATCCTAAGTAGTGACCCTTACGTCGTGCTGACCCTTGGACAGCAGGTATTCATTTCTCACCAAATCGAGTACTTGTTATCAGCATTCCTTGTTGATAATTGCACTGCTTCTACATATGCAGAAAGCAAAGACTAGAGTAATCAAAAGCAATCTGAACCCGGTTTGGAACGAGGTGCTTACGCTGTCTGTTCCTCAGCGATATGGGCCACTGAAACTTGTAAGTCGTCCTCGCTCCGTGTCAAAGATTTTCAGAAAATCCGCGATTCGTTACGCCGATAATGGCAGACGCACCATTGATCTCGCAACAAGCAAACTCTTAGTGCTCTCCCATTCTGACAAACTGACCACACCAGCAAGTGTATGACCACGACGTGCTGTCGAGGGACGACATCATGGGGGAGGCCGAGGTGGACCTGCAGCCGATGATCAACGCGGCCATGGCGTTCGGCGACCCCGGGCTGCTGCCGGACATGCAGATCGGCCGGTGGCTTAGGTCGAGGGACAACGCGCTCGCAAGGGACAGCGCCGTgagcgtcgccggcggcaaggTGAAGCAGGAGGTCTCGCTGACGCTGCAGAACGTGGAGTGCGGCGAGGTCGACCTGGAGCTGGAGTGGATTGCTCTCAACCAGTAGTAGAGACACAGGCTTAAATCTCCTTTGCTTTATTAGCCGTGTGATCATGCGTGTAGTCTGGTGCCCAGATGTTCTGGCTTTTTATCTTGGCATTGCTGAATTGATGTTGTGTTTGGCCGTTCTTTTCTTGACTCTAGTGCCCGATTCCATGGTGAACTTTACTCAACTTTTGGTGGATTTTACGGcaatctttttaaattttgtgccAACTATTTGCttcaattttttagataatggataatcGGAACTTTAAAAGAAGCTACAGCCAATTATTACATAATTTATAGTTTGGCACACCAGAAAATTCAATGGGCTTAAACATGACACAGaaacaagagaaaagagaaaatagtAGACACTATAAAAGACcagtcttattcaattttaatgCTAAATTTCCAACCAAAATGCCCAAAAACTTGCATAGTCAAGGTCTCTAACTTTCAGCGAGCAGCAAAAATGGCTTACTCGTTCTCTTCGTGCTTTTTTAGGTTTGTCCTGAACCGCGGCTAATAAGTTATACTGAAAAGGACTTACAAATATGATTTAGGTATGAATTTGTCAAAAACCACCTCATTTCTATTTAACCAAAGAGCCAAGTAGATTGCAGATGCTCCAATttacatcaattttttaacatgtacatttttttcacaCCCCTAATTTCCAACCAAATCAACAAAACCGTTTTGTTTGGTTCTCTTAACCCTAAAGATATATAAACAGTTCTCCATACGAACTTGGCATAATGGTAATCAAAGAACAGATGTTGGATAGTTTCATTATGCATGCtaaaacaacattttaaaCTATCGTCCCAATTCCTTTTAGCTAGATTATCTTTTGTCAAAACCACACCTTGAAACAAATATCATAAAACACTCTTATCTTCAGGGATATTTTTAACTTCCAAATGGCTTtgttcatgtatataaaaCCATTATTTATTAGAGCAGAATACATTGAAGAAAATTGACCATTTTGATGCAACTTCCATCTAAACACATCTAGTATTGCTACACAATCATATAGCGTTTTGTAGCAGCTGGTTCTCAACCATCCTGAATTTGCAGCAACTGTGATATTAAGGGATCTTTTATACGAGTCTGCTCTAATATGAGTCCCTGACTTACTGATAGAAAGCAGTAAATTGGAGGATTTGTTTTCAAGAggattttcatataatttagtTCAATTCCCTCCGTAGTCACTCTAAATTGATTTAATCCAAGATAAAGAAGCACTGAATTTTAGTCACAAATCAAAATTGTGCCAAAACGAATGTTGCATGCCTATATCATACAGCATCCAAGCACTATTCACAGTCCTAATATCGGGTCAAAAACTGCTCAGGAACGATATCTTCATATTTCACAAAAACCGTTGATAAACCGATAAGAAAAATGTCGAAAAACCAAATTAAagtcaattaatttttttaaaaaaacttaacctAAAAACCAAACAGTTATGTTATCGATTCCAATCCTGAAAATCTGGTTCCGATCGGGTGTGTAGACCCTGCGTCCATGTAACTCCCGCCCAAACAGATGAGGCCACGTGTCCAAACCCATGCACCCAATCTCACAGACTGACGCCCAGGCACCCCACTTGCCCAACGCTGTAGGAAAAAGTACACGAAAAGGGAAAGAAATCTCCAAGGAAGGAGGAGCCGCCGAGGAGGTGGAGATCTCCCGACCTGCGGGAATCGCTTCTCTCTGGATCCGCCTCCGCTCGAGCGCCGGGAGGCCGGAATCTCGGGGGCTCTCTCCTGATCTGGGTCAGGTGTGTGGCCTTGTTtatcgctgctgctgctgctgctgctttgggTTCTTGGTATGGACGGCTTGGTTCTTGGTAGAGGAATTACTTTGCTGGGGTTTTAGttcttgggggggggggggggggagatcCTTGCTCGTGCTGCAATATGAGAGTGCCATTTGGGACAGTGTTTGGATATTTATGTTAGCTTtggatgatttttttggtaGAGTGTCGAGGGATGTTTTAGGTAGCTTGTGTTTGTTCGTTCCTAGATGTGGGTGTGCACATAGGTTTGATTTTTCTCAGTATGTCGTCTTGATCGTCTTGCGTTGTGTGTAATACTGAGTAACTTTGGAAAGCTGTTCATTTCGTTCCAGGATAGATTCGACTCACACATCCGCTTAATCATACTTGGAAATCtgtaatgttttttctttgatttgtaGTGTCAAGTGTGTATGATTATTCCCTAAAGGGGGATCTTTGATAGTAGTTTTGTTGGAGATTCATGTGCTTGTTAGTACTCTGCTTAGTTCTCTTTTGAGATAAATACTCTGCTTAGCTGTGTACTTTCTCCTTCTCAAAATATAGGGCATAGTTCGTTTCGATAGGGCAAGAGTTTGACTAACAATTACTCTAttggaatatattttaatgacttaaagttaattttattagattCATATTAGAAAGTACtttcttatgattatactTTGTGTCACATAAAGTAACATATTAATAGATTCATCTTTGGTCAAAGTTtcattttaactaaacaaaatgggcatcatatttttaaatgaaggTAGTACTTAGGAGATCCCTATTCCCCCATGAATTTCTATTTGTCGGTTCGTGGAGGTGTTTATGCAGTATAAACCTCTGAATAGTACAAAGAACCATTGCTTTGAAGTGGCAACAATGTTGCCGAAGACTGTTATGGCTTCCTATAGACCTTGATTGAGAAATAAAAGGTGGAAgctttgtttctaacaataACCACATAGACAAGTGTTAGCATATATAGGTGTCTTGTTGAGTTATGGTCTTTATGGATGCAGACAAAGTGAAGCTATCCTGTCTTCTAGAAGTTTGGCAGCATTCCATTATTTCCGTAGCACAGCTGtctcaacaaattcaccaa contains the following coding sequences:
- the LOC102718844 gene encoding ADP-ribosylation factor GTPase-activating protein AGD12 isoform X2; this encodes MSSSRSGADARKATSDKMRKLKELLRKSDNRICADCSAPDPKWASTNIGVFLCLKCSGIHRSLGTHISKVLSVTLDEWTDDEINSMLEVGGNSYANAIYEAFLPVGYHKPHPDSTQEERADFIRSKYELQEFLKPSLRIVSNKSSLQAMDSRKDVGNSSNSYSFKSEAGMVEFIGILKVKVIRGTKLAVRDILSSDPYVVLTLGQQKAKTRVIKSNLNPVWNEVLTLSVPQRYGPLKLQVYDHDVLSRDDIMGEAEVDLQPMINAAMAFGDPGLLPDMQIGRWLRSRDNALARDSAVSVAGGKVKQEVSLTLQNVECGEVDLELEWIALNQ